Proteins co-encoded in one Deltaproteobacteria bacterium genomic window:
- a CDS encoding EscJ/YscJ/HrcJ family type III secretion inner membrane ring protein: MGFVLLALALILAGCRVEIHQGLTEEQANSMLAALLKRDIDAQKVSAGKKGFSISVDEQQIVQALEILKENNLPRREFTNLGEVFSGQGMISSPSEEQVRLAYAISQELADTFSRIDGVLTSRVHVVPAGAEQSTDKSTLPSAAVFLRHLPDSPVVDLVARVREVTAKAVPNLIPDRVSVMLVPVREAVSVPMAPQEHFLGIPYMPADGPPYVLVGAILTVALTCAGAILLAAHEFLRRRGRKTQEAAPSEDQQP, encoded by the coding sequence ATGGGATTCGTCCTTCTTGCGCTCGCCCTGATTCTGGCCGGCTGTCGGGTCGAGATCCATCAGGGGCTGACCGAGGAGCAGGCCAACTCCATGCTCGCGGCCCTGCTGAAGCGGGACATCGACGCCCAAAAGGTGTCAGCCGGGAAAAAGGGCTTTTCCATCAGCGTGGACGAGCAACAAATTGTCCAGGCTCTGGAAATCCTCAAGGAAAACAACCTGCCCCGGCGGGAATTCACCAACCTGGGAGAGGTTTTCTCCGGTCAGGGCATGATCTCGTCCCCGTCGGAGGAGCAGGTTCGCCTCGCCTACGCCATTTCCCAGGAATTGGCGGACACGTTTTCACGCATCGACGGCGTGCTCACGTCCAGGGTGCACGTCGTGCCGGCTGGCGCCGAGCAATCCACGGACAAGAGCACCTTGCCATCGGCAGCGGTGTTTCTGCGCCATCTCCCGGATTCCCCGGTGGTCGATCTGGTCGCCAGGGTGCGCGAGGTCACGGCCAAGGCCGTGCCCAACCTGATCCCGGACCGTGTTTCGGTCATGCTCGTGCCGGTACGGGAAGCCGTGTCCGTGCCCATGGCGCCGCAAGAGCATTTTCTGGGCATCCCCTACATGCCCGCCGACGGGCCGCCGTACGTGCTGGTGGGCGCCATCCTGACCGTGGCCCTGACCTGCGCCGGCGCCATTTTGCTCGCCGCCCATGAATTTCTGCGCCGCCGTGGACGCAAAACCCAGGAAGCGGCCCCGTCCGAGGACCAACAACCGTGA